A portion of the Acidisarcina polymorpha genome contains these proteins:
- a CDS encoding 23S rRNA (pseudouridine(1915)-N(3))-methyltransferase RlmH — protein sequence MIAAIAGRGRATAFDALADVYLSRLAVYTPVEAKTFRSEEAFLEAVAGGRTRTAPRVVLLDGRGKMLSSAEFAGFIGGQRDGGAQNLIFAVGPADGWSQVAVDSAGGRAGGLVLSLGAMTLPHELARVVLVEQVYRAFTILANHPYHGGH from the coding sequence ATGATTGCGGCAATCGCAGGCCGGGGACGTGCGACGGCCTTCGACGCCCTGGCGGACGTTTATTTGAGTCGACTGGCCGTCTATACACCGGTCGAGGCGAAGACCTTTCGCTCCGAAGAGGCCTTTCTGGAGGCGGTCGCGGGAGGGCGGACGAGGACGGCTCCTCGCGTCGTGCTGCTGGATGGGAGGGGAAAGATGCTGTCGTCGGCGGAGTTCGCCGGTTTTATCGGGGGACAGCGGGATGGCGGAGCGCAGAACCTGATCTTCGCGGTGGGACCGGCGGACGGATGGTCGCAGGTGGCCGTGGACTCCGCCGGCGGCCGGGCCGGAGGGTTGGTGTTGTCGCTGGGGGCGATGACGCTGCCGCATGAGCTGGCGCGCGTGGTGCTGGTGGAGCAGGTGTATCGGGCTTTCACGATCCTGGCTAACCATCCCTATCATGGAGGGCACTGA
- a CDS encoding TonB-dependent receptor, whose protein sequence is MLRFCKTVFAAAMLLGFALSSTAIAQVNTGQIEGTVTDPSGALVANATVTVKNLGTDATRVEHSSVNGTYLLSDLSPANYELTITAENFKSFVSRVTVTVGGHTTIDAKLTLGQGTTEVEVVGEGGAQVNTQTQELSQVVDQQQISQLPSLTRNPYDFVALSGNISGGDNSAAGNSQNATLRGVNFNINGQRSTGTEILLDGVENITVFGDGVGIKVPIDGVQEFRIVTSNFEPQYGRASGGVVNVTTKAGTNAFHGSAWEFNRLAAYTSNTVTNSQEGIPKGQYTRNQFGFAVGGPILKDKLFFFGSTEWTRVRSAAVSTAAVPTPQYLAVAPANIQAYFAAYGANTFNLNTTYSAADLGIATLPAATPVLGTTTFTAPGDAGGGLPQNTYNILGRFDYNLSDKTQVFFRYVDYNEADQAGSVFSSPYSQYNVSQTVQNQAYLLSASHVFNPSLVSNTKLSFSRFNTAYAYDTALQNTPTLIVSPNAQIPGTSTFIQLPGFYDTNPANGGLPYGGPQNTVQINHDLDVIKGKHSMQYGAQILYIQDNNAYGAYAQANEQLGQGLTKGLAALGTGNLFEFEAAVNPAGALPCVRDPYTGDLTQTPGCSINLPASAPSFARSERFHDWAVYGQDAWKVSPRFTFNYGVRYEYYGVQHNNHKDLDSNFYYGDGNLDPEGIRTGQVFTTPTSPIHSLWNPSYGTVSPRIGFAYDIFGDGKTSVRGGYGISYERNFGNVTFNVIQNPPNYAVIIINGTPVTNSNAGPLAGASGSVPLPPTSLRNVDQNIKTAQTQFYSAALEHQFGAGTVLSLEYAGARGLHLYDIKNVNGLGSGNALLGDSLLDPSGTIPALTRLNSQYSNTNNRGSGADSYYHAMNIQFQSSNLHRTGLTLVANYTLSHATDDLSTTFSETNNEFSLGYTNPFNPALDHGTSDLDIRHRLVIAPIYRTPWFANGHSALKQALFGWQITGIYQVRTGTPFSYYDTTFNNTGYNVARYTPDGGVVPKHTFKSIPSGVNGGGTNAYNVGNLPASFSFLNQAWYDATNTPAVNAAGNEPLTVSDWGPYPAAMTSRNAFRGPGAWNVDAAVSKTFPIHEQVNLVFRAEGFDILNHHNLYIQQGLNDVANVQDFTQPLSVQQRPGVPLPITASKGGIGADGGVNDERRFGQFSLSLQF, encoded by the coding sequence ATGCTACGTTTCTGCAAAACAGTATTCGCCGCTGCAATGCTCCTCGGATTTGCCCTCAGCTCCACCGCCATCGCCCAAGTCAACACCGGCCAAATAGAGGGAACGGTCACCGATCCATCCGGAGCGCTCGTCGCCAACGCCACCGTAACCGTCAAAAATCTGGGCACAGATGCCACCCGAGTTGAACACAGCAGCGTTAACGGAACTTATTTGCTTTCAGATCTTTCCCCCGCCAACTACGAACTCACCATCACGGCGGAAAATTTCAAAAGCTTTGTCTCCCGAGTGACCGTGACGGTTGGTGGCCACACCACCATCGATGCAAAACTCACCCTCGGTCAAGGAACCACCGAAGTAGAGGTCGTTGGCGAGGGCGGAGCCCAGGTCAACACCCAGACCCAGGAACTCTCCCAGGTCGTCGATCAGCAGCAGATTTCGCAGCTCCCCAGCCTCACCCGCAATCCCTATGACTTCGTCGCCCTTTCCGGCAACATCTCCGGCGGCGACAACTCCGCTGCTGGCAACTCTCAAAACGCCACCCTCCGCGGAGTGAACTTCAATATCAATGGTCAGCGCTCGACCGGCACTGAAATCCTCTTGGATGGCGTTGAAAATATCACCGTCTTCGGCGACGGCGTCGGCATTAAGGTGCCCATCGATGGCGTCCAGGAATTCCGCATCGTCACCAGCAACTTCGAGCCCCAATATGGCCGGGCCTCCGGCGGCGTCGTCAACGTGACCACCAAGGCCGGAACCAACGCATTTCACGGCAGCGCCTGGGAATTCAACCGGCTCGCGGCGTACACCTCGAACACTGTGACCAACTCTCAGGAAGGCATTCCCAAAGGTCAGTACACCCGCAATCAATTCGGCTTCGCCGTCGGCGGCCCTATCCTGAAGGACAAGCTCTTCTTCTTCGGCAGCACCGAATGGACCCGTGTACGGAGCGCCGCCGTCTCGACCGCTGCTGTTCCGACGCCGCAATACCTGGCCGTCGCTCCGGCCAACATCCAGGCCTACTTCGCCGCCTACGGCGCCAACACCTTCAATCTCAACACCACCTACAGCGCCGCTGATCTGGGCATCGCTACCCTGCCCGCAGCGACTCCCGTTCTCGGCACGACGACCTTCACCGCTCCAGGGGACGCAGGCGGCGGCTTACCACAGAACACCTACAACATCCTCGGAAGGTTCGACTACAACCTCAGCGACAAGACCCAGGTCTTCTTCCGCTATGTCGACTACAACGAGGCCGACCAGGCCGGAAGCGTCTTCTCTTCTCCTTATTCTCAATACAACGTCAGCCAGACCGTCCAAAACCAGGCCTATCTGCTCAGCGCCTCCCATGTCTTCAATCCCAGCCTGGTCTCGAACACTAAGCTCAGCTTCAGCCGTTTCAATACGGCCTACGCCTACGACACCGCCCTGCAAAACACCCCCACGCTGATCGTTTCGCCAAACGCCCAGATTCCGGGAACCTCGACCTTCATCCAGTTGCCCGGCTTCTACGACACCAATCCCGCCAACGGAGGTCTCCCCTACGGCGGCCCGCAGAACACCGTCCAGATCAATCACGACCTCGATGTCATCAAGGGAAAACACTCCATGCAGTACGGAGCCCAGATCCTTTACATTCAGGACAACAACGCCTACGGAGCCTACGCTCAAGCCAACGAACAGCTAGGCCAGGGACTCACCAAGGGGTTGGCCGCTCTCGGCACCGGCAATCTTTTCGAATTTGAAGCCGCCGTCAATCCAGCGGGAGCCCTGCCCTGCGTCCGAGACCCATACACTGGCGACTTGACCCAGACTCCAGGTTGCTCCATCAATCTCCCCGCCTCGGCTCCCTCCTTCGCTCGCAGCGAACGCTTTCACGACTGGGCCGTCTACGGCCAGGATGCCTGGAAGGTCTCTCCGCGCTTCACCTTTAACTACGGCGTTCGCTACGAATATTACGGTGTTCAGCACAACAACCATAAAGACCTCGATTCGAACTTCTACTACGGCGACGGCAACCTCGATCCCGAGGGCATTCGCACCGGCCAGGTCTTCACCACCCCGACCAGTCCCATTCACTCCCTCTGGAATCCCTCCTACGGGACCGTCTCGCCCCGCATCGGCTTCGCCTACGACATCTTCGGCGATGGCAAGACCTCTGTCCGCGGCGGTTACGGCATCAGCTATGAGCGCAACTTTGGCAATGTGACCTTCAACGTCATCCAGAATCCGCCGAATTACGCCGTCATCATCATCAACGGCACGCCCGTCACCAACTCCAATGCCGGCCCACTTGCCGGAGCGTCTGGAAGCGTTCCGCTGCCCCCCACCAGCCTCCGTAACGTCGACCAGAACATCAAGACCGCACAAACCCAGTTCTACAGCGCCGCCCTCGAACACCAGTTCGGCGCCGGTACCGTCCTCTCCCTCGAATACGCAGGCGCTCGCGGCCTCCATCTCTACGACATCAAGAACGTCAACGGCCTCGGTAGCGGCAATGCTCTGCTCGGCGATTCCCTGCTCGACCCTTCTGGGACGATTCCTGCCCTCACCCGGCTAAATTCCCAGTATTCCAACACCAACAACCGCGGTTCAGGCGCCGATTCCTACTATCACGCCATGAATATCCAGTTTCAAAGCTCCAACCTCCACCGCACCGGCCTTACCCTCGTTGCTAACTACACTCTCTCTCATGCAACGGACGACCTGAGCACCACCTTCTCCGAAACGAATAACGAATTCAGCTTGGGATATACCAATCCCTTTAATCCAGCCCTCGATCATGGCACCAGCGATCTCGACATTCGCCATCGGCTCGTGATCGCCCCGATCTATCGCACCCCATGGTTTGCGAATGGACACAGCGCCCTCAAGCAAGCCCTCTTCGGCTGGCAGATCACCGGTATCTACCAGGTTCGCACCGGAACCCCTTTCAGCTACTACGACACCACCTTTAACAACACCGGCTACAATGTCGCGCGATATACTCCGGACGGTGGAGTGGTTCCCAAGCACACTTTTAAGTCCATCCCGTCGGGCGTGAACGGCGGTGGCACCAACGCCTACAACGTAGGGAACTTACCCGCGTCGTTCTCCTTCCTCAATCAGGCGTGGTACGACGCCACCAATACCCCAGCCGTCAACGCGGCAGGAAACGAACCCCTCACGGTTTCAGACTGGGGACCTTATCCCGCTGCCATGACCTCCCGCAATGCCTTCCGCGGACCAGGGGCGTGGAACGTCGATGCTGCCGTTAGCAAGACCTTCCCCATTCATGAACAGGTCAACTTGGTCTTCCGCGCCGAAGGCTTCGATATCCTCAACCACCACAATCTCTATATCCAACAAGGCCTGAACGACGTGGCAAACGTTCAAGACTTCACTCAGCCCCTCAGCGTCCAACAGCGCCCGGGAGTGCCCCTACCCATCACCGCCTCGAAGGGTGGAATCGGAGCAGATGGCGGCGTCAACGACGAACGCCGATTTGGCCAATTCTCCCTCTCCCTCCAGTTCTAA
- a CDS encoding carboxypeptidase-like regulatory domain-containing protein: MLRLCKAVFAAATLVGLGHGLNAFAQAGYGELSGLVTDPTHAAIAHADVKLLDNATGQARETFTNSAGEYRFTAVPVASYTLNVSAPGFKSFEATSVTLSVGTTSTQDAVLSIGSATDVVEVTGQSVEQVQTDTSAVSQLIDSSVWRSSPLETRTQNAFIDLVAGATPDDPNSTTFRGAAVDGARTGTGNYLLEGMDNNEQGQGGVALVGVGGASLTLSPDAIEEYRVITHDAPAEYGRSGGFATDTVLKSGTNQWHGSLFEYNRV; this comes from the coding sequence ATGCTACGTCTCTGCAAAGCAGTATTCGCCGCTGCAACGCTCGTCGGATTAGGGCATGGATTGAATGCCTTCGCTCAGGCAGGATATGGGGAACTCTCCGGCCTTGTCACCGACCCCACCCACGCCGCCATCGCACATGCCGACGTGAAGCTGCTCGATAATGCCACCGGGCAAGCCCGCGAAACCTTCACCAACTCCGCCGGCGAGTACCGCTTCACCGCTGTCCCCGTCGCCAGCTACACCCTCAACGTCTCCGCTCCCGGCTTCAAGAGCTTCGAAGCTACCAGCGTCACCCTCTCCGTCGGCACCACCTCCACCCAGGACGCGGTCCTCAGTATCGGCTCCGCGACCGATGTCGTCGAAGTCACCGGGCAGAGCGTCGAGCAGGTCCAGACCGATACCTCCGCCGTCTCCCAGTTGATCGACTCCTCTGTCTGGAGAAGCTCCCCGCTCGAGACCAGGACCCAAAACGCCTTCATCGATCTCGTCGCCGGCGCGACTCCGGATGACCCCAACTCCACCACCTTTCGTGGCGCGGCTGTTGACGGAGCCCGCACCGGTACTGGCAACTATCTGCTCGAAGGCATGGATAACAATGAGCAAGGCCAGGGCGGCGTGGCCCTGGTCGGGGTCGGCGGCGCGTCCCTGACCCTCTCCCCCGATGCCATCGAGGAATATCGCGTTATCACCCATGACGCCCCCGCCGAATACGGCCGATCTGGAGGCTTCGCCACCGACACCGTCCTCAAAAGCGGAACCAACCAGTGGCACGGCTCCCTCTTCGAATACAATCGCGTCTAG
- the rsfS gene encoding ribosome silencing factor: MASTETRQMVAAAAAASADKKAEDTRILELDPSDAGFTDFFLITSGTNTRQVVAISDEIEIRLKREFGTYPNSVEGRRQGEWVLMDYVDFVVHIFVAEKRAYYDIERLRKSATSVDIGDLKAALNEKVKESRKKSAVKKAAGAAKTTAKKSTSKSDSAAPAKKKSAAKKTVAAKKTVKKTAKKSTK, encoded by the coding sequence ATGGCATCGACCGAGACAAGACAGATGGTAGCCGCCGCAGCCGCGGCCAGCGCGGACAAGAAGGCCGAAGACACCCGCATCCTGGAGCTAGATCCGAGTGATGCGGGGTTTACTGACTTTTTTCTGATTACGAGCGGGACGAATACGCGGCAGGTGGTGGCGATTTCCGATGAGATCGAGATCCGGCTGAAGCGGGAGTTTGGGACCTATCCGAACTCGGTTGAGGGCCGGAGGCAGGGCGAATGGGTGCTGATGGATTACGTCGATTTCGTGGTCCATATCTTCGTCGCGGAGAAGCGCGCCTACTACGACATTGAGCGGCTGAGAAAGTCCGCAACCAGCGTAGATATTGGGGATTTGAAGGCGGCGTTGAACGAGAAAGTGAAGGAATCCAGAAAGAAGTCAGCAGTAAAAAAGGCAGCTGGCGCGGCCAAGACTACGGCAAAAAAGAGCACGTCCAAATCGGATTCCGCGGCCCCCGCGAAGAAGAAGAGCGCCGCCAAGAAAACAGTTGCGGCCAAAAAAACGGTCAAGAAAACTGCGAAAAAAAGCACGAAATGA
- the nadD gene encoding nicotinate (nicotinamide) nucleotide adenylyltransferase yields the protein MRIAIFGGSFDPPHRGHLAIARAAVKRLALDVVWMTPAGTQPFKIDSSKTTYDDRLAMVRLAVADEPHVVASDIDAPLVDGHPNYTVDLLRRIRAGQGAEVELYFLLGADAFLSLKQWHCAEELPFLCRFIVAGRPGSSIDDLTAALPDGIDAMRTLRDSAAKKLVTWELRNQAGLHSELYLMPDLQEDISATDIRAAICGEHSKASVLAPSVLRYIEERGLYC from the coding sequence ATGCGCATCGCAATCTTCGGTGGAAGCTTCGACCCTCCGCATCGCGGACACCTTGCGATTGCGAGAGCGGCCGTCAAGCGGCTGGCGCTGGATGTTGTGTGGATGACGCCCGCGGGAACTCAGCCATTCAAAATCGACTCCTCAAAAACCACCTATGACGATCGATTGGCGATGGTGAGGCTTGCCGTCGCGGATGAACCTCACGTTGTAGCTTCAGATATCGATGCGCCGTTAGTCGATGGGCATCCCAACTACACAGTTGATTTGTTGCGGCGCATCCGCGCTGGGCAAGGGGCCGAGGTGGAGTTGTATTTCTTGCTGGGAGCGGATGCGTTCCTCTCGTTGAAGCAGTGGCACTGTGCGGAGGAGCTGCCATTTCTCTGCCGGTTCATCGTTGCCGGCAGGCCGGGATCGTCGATCGACGACTTGACGGCTGCGCTGCCGGATGGCATCGATGCTATGCGGACACTGCGGGATTCTGCGGCAAAGAAGCTGGTGACGTGGGAGCTCCGCAATCAAGCAGGGCTGCATTCGGAGCTCTACCTGATGCCGGACCTACAGGAAGATATTTCGGCTACCGACATCCGGGCCGCCATTTGTGGAGAGCATTCGAAAGCGAGTGTGCTCGCTCCCTCGGTGTTGCGCTACATCGAAGAGAGAGGCCTTTATTGCTGA
- the folK gene encoding 2-amino-4-hydroxy-6-hydroxymethyldihydropteridine diphosphokinase, translating into MTENIAYIGLGSNLDSPAGSPNATLSAAISRLRVLGEVKAQSSIYVTEPVGYTQQPKFCNAAVALQTSLGPLELLRQLLVVEHEFGRDRGATRPKGPRTLDLDLLMFGDEVVNLPELTVPHPALAERRFVLKPLAEIAPNTIHPTLNKTIDALLQSLPDEDENRVSAVNIS; encoded by the coding sequence ATGACAGAAAACATCGCCTACATCGGCCTGGGTTCCAACTTAGACTCGCCCGCAGGCAGCCCCAACGCCACGTTGTCCGCGGCGATCTCTCGGCTCCGCGTGCTTGGCGAAGTTAAAGCGCAGTCATCAATCTATGTAACTGAGCCGGTCGGCTACACTCAACAACCAAAGTTCTGCAACGCCGCGGTCGCACTCCAAACCTCGCTAGGTCCCTTGGAACTGCTGCGTCAATTACTTGTTGTCGAACACGAGTTCGGTAGAGATCGCGGCGCTACCCGGCCCAAGGGCCCGCGTACTCTCGACCTCGATCTTTTAATGTTCGGAGATGAGGTTGTGAATTTGCCTGAGCTTACGGTTCCACATCCGGCGCTTGCGGAACGGCGATTCGTTCTCAAGCCTCTCGCCGAAATCGCTCCGAACACTATTCATCCAACGTTGAACAAGACGATCGACGCGTTGCTGCAAAGCCTTCCCGATGAAGACGAAAACCGAGTCTCTGCCGTGAACATTTCCTGA
- a CDS encoding TonB-dependent receptor, translated as MQRHWTLVRAFGLILVFVAVGAIVSAQNMQKPAIRVLDSQRAPIAGARILDTSGSVLAVTDSSGEFFLSASISEIQITAPGFVTVSVTIADHPQQSIILKPAAQIESVSVTAYQSPLAALDSPASTRNLDSAALRQSASPALDNKLRLVPGAELFRRSSSLVANPTSQGISLRGLGSTAASRTLVLSDDIPLLDPYGGWIHWEELPELSIKSVEVVRGGASDLYGSSAIGGVINFLPVRAASNRFEYLSSYGSLNTTDNTLLGTLKYGKWTGLGSGGLLRTDGYILTTPDERGTVDVPSNVHAQNGLVEVDRDFLSTGRIFSRGSGFNEARSNGTPIQTNATRLWRYSSGADWTAASGGTLIFRVFGDNEHYRQGFSTIAANRNSETLLRIGITPAQELGAAAHWSQPLGATIVVLAGADTHDVRATDFETSYKLNTPSGILDTSARQRQTGVYAEGLWTPAKWTFSLGGRVDHFSNFDALQWTSPPLSLTHLPDFSETVFDPRLGVARRLTNYLSLTASTFRAYRAPTQNELYRTGQVGQELTKANPNLRSERATGWEAGFVLATRYNTTVRTSYFWTQVNRPITALTVSTTPTQITEVRENLGQIESRGVAFDAETVPVRWLSLIGGYQYADATVTKFASQPVLVACGKPETTLVGCRIPQVARNMGTLQARFTYPKIGILSLQGRMSGSQYDNDLNTYLLHSYFKLDAYASHDFGNRFEVFASGENLFDRTIEVGRTPTLTLGTPLVGRIGIRVRVGE; from the coding sequence ATGCAACGCCATTGGACACTCGTTCGTGCTTTCGGCTTAATTCTCGTCTTTGTGGCCGTGGGCGCCATCGTCAGCGCGCAAAATATGCAGAAGCCCGCAATTCGCGTACTCGATTCACAAAGAGCACCCATTGCTGGCGCACGCATTCTCGACACGAGCGGAAGTGTCCTCGCCGTCACCGATTCATCCGGAGAATTCTTTCTGTCCGCCAGCATTTCCGAGATCCAAATAACCGCTCCTGGATTTGTCACCGTGTCGGTGACGATCGCAGATCACCCTCAACAGTCGATCATTCTCAAGCCTGCGGCCCAAATCGAATCCGTTTCGGTTACTGCCTATCAGTCGCCGCTTGCTGCCCTCGATAGTCCAGCCAGCACGAGAAATCTTGACTCCGCTGCCCTGCGTCAGTCCGCCTCACCGGCACTCGACAACAAACTTCGTCTGGTGCCTGGCGCCGAACTTTTTCGCCGCTCCAGCTCGCTCGTCGCTAATCCGACTTCGCAGGGCATCTCGCTGCGTGGCCTGGGATCGACTGCGGCCAGTAGGACGCTGGTGTTGAGTGACGACATTCCACTTCTCGATCCGTATGGCGGTTGGATCCATTGGGAAGAACTGCCCGAGCTCAGCATCAAGTCCGTTGAGGTCGTTCGCGGCGGAGCTTCCGATCTCTACGGTTCGAGCGCCATCGGCGGCGTCATCAATTTCCTACCCGTCCGCGCCGCCAGCAACCGCTTTGAATATCTGAGCAGCTACGGCTCTCTGAATACAACCGACAACACCCTTCTTGGCACTTTGAAATACGGCAAGTGGACCGGACTTGGATCTGGCGGCCTGCTCCGCACGGACGGCTACATCTTAACCACTCCAGACGAACGAGGAACCGTGGACGTCCCCTCCAATGTTCACGCACAGAATGGTCTCGTCGAAGTCGACCGCGACTTCCTCTCCACGGGTCGAATTTTTTCAAGAGGCAGTGGCTTCAACGAAGCGCGCTCCAATGGCACGCCGATTCAAACCAATGCCACACGACTTTGGCGTTATTCCTCCGGTGCGGACTGGACCGCGGCCTCCGGCGGAACCTTAATCTTCCGCGTCTTTGGCGACAACGAGCACTACCGGCAAGGCTTTTCTACGATCGCCGCTAATCGCAATTCCGAGACCTTGCTTCGCATCGGCATCACGCCCGCGCAGGAGCTCGGCGCAGCCGCGCATTGGAGCCAGCCCTTAGGCGCAACCATCGTCGTCCTCGCTGGGGCAGACACTCACGACGTCCGCGCGACTGACTTCGAAACCAGCTACAAACTGAACACGCCCAGCGGTATCCTCGACACCAGCGCCCGTCAGCGTCAAACCGGCGTGTATGCCGAAGGCCTTTGGACGCCCGCAAAGTGGACCTTTAGCCTCGGCGGCCGCGTCGATCACTTCTCGAACTTCGATGCCCTGCAATGGACGAGTCCGCCTCTCTCCCTAACCCATCTTCCCGATTTTTCCGAAACCGTTTTTGATCCGCGCCTGGGCGTCGCCCGCCGCCTCACCAACTATCTGTCGCTCACTGCTTCAACCTTCCGCGCTTATCGCGCTCCGACGCAAAATGAGCTTTACCGCACCGGCCAAGTCGGGCAGGAGTTAACCAAGGCAAACCCGAATCTGAGGTCTGAACGCGCAACCGGTTGGGAAGCCGGCTTTGTACTCGCCACTCGCTACAACACCACCGTACGTACCAGCTATTTCTGGACACAGGTCAACCGCCCCATCACTGCGCTGACCGTGAGCACCACTCCTACGCAGATCACCGAAGTGCGAGAAAATCTAGGTCAGATCGAAAGCCGCGGAGTCGCCTTCGACGCCGAGACCGTACCCGTTCGCTGGCTCTCGCTGATCGGCGGTTATCAATACGCGGATGCGACCGTCACCAAGTTTGCCTCACAACCAGTATTAGTCGCGTGTGGGAAGCCCGAAACAACGCTCGTCGGTTGCCGAATCCCCCAAGTTGCGCGGAACATGGGAACCCTGCAGGCGCGCTTCACTTACCCAAAGATCGGAATTCTTAGCTTGCAGGGACGCATGAGCGGCAGCCAATATGACAACGATCTGAATACTTATCTGCTGCACAGCTACTTCAAGCTCGACGCTTATGCTTCTCACGACTTTGGCAATCGCTTCGAGGTCTTTGCTTCCGGAGAAAACCTCTTCGACCGCACCATTGAAGTCGGTCGCACGCCGACACTGACGCTGGGTACGCCGCTCGTTGGCCGCATCGGAATACGCGTCCGCGTAGGAGAATAG
- the tgt gene encoding tRNA guanosine(34) transglycosylase Tgt: protein MNFEIKSTFGPARRASMYLPHAAVQTPVFMPVGTQATVKAIPQHLLEELGAQIILGNTYHLYLRPGHEVIRRLGGLHQFMSWPRALLTDSGGFQVFSLSELRKVTEEGVRFRSHLDGSSHFFSPEHSMDVQIALGADIVMAFDECTEYPADFGRARKSLDLTLCWAQRSKDHFHAHQHERPWAENFAGQNQSLFGIVQGGMFPELRREAAERLVEMDFPGYAIGGLSVGEPRTLTREIIEATLPFLPATKPRYVMGVGYPEEIVEYAAMGVDMMDCVLPTRAARHGLLFTSEGRLNIKNRRFAEDQGPLDPECGCMVCSRYSRAYLRHLFVAQEVLGSVLNTVHNLAYYLDTMESVRDAIELGTLPALVARVRARSTGGASSETERPGSQ from the coding sequence TTGAACTTCGAAATCAAATCAACATTCGGCCCCGCCCGGCGCGCGTCCATGTACCTTCCGCATGCAGCGGTGCAAACGCCAGTCTTCATGCCCGTCGGCACCCAGGCGACGGTGAAGGCGATTCCGCAGCATCTTCTTGAGGAACTCGGCGCGCAAATCATCCTTGGCAATACGTACCACCTCTACCTGCGTCCCGGCCACGAAGTGATCCGTCGACTCGGCGGGCTTCACCAATTCATGAGCTGGCCGCGCGCTCTGCTCACCGATTCCGGCGGCTTCCAGGTCTTCAGCTTGAGCGAACTACGCAAGGTCACGGAAGAAGGTGTGCGTTTTCGATCCCATCTCGACGGCTCCTCGCATTTCTTCTCGCCGGAACACTCGATGGATGTCCAGATCGCTTTGGGCGCGGACATCGTCATGGCCTTCGACGAGTGTACCGAATACCCGGCTGACTTCGGGAGAGCCAGGAAATCGCTCGATCTGACCCTTTGCTGGGCGCAGCGCAGTAAAGACCACTTCCATGCGCATCAGCACGAGCGTCCCTGGGCAGAGAATTTTGCTGGCCAGAATCAGAGTCTCTTCGGCATAGTCCAGGGCGGCATGTTTCCGGAACTTCGCCGCGAGGCCGCGGAGCGTCTCGTCGAGATGGACTTTCCTGGCTATGCCATCGGCGGCTTGAGCGTTGGCGAGCCTCGCACCCTGACTCGCGAAATCATTGAAGCAACGCTGCCGTTCTTGCCCGCCACAAAGCCGCGCTATGTCATGGGAGTCGGCTACCCCGAAGAGATTGTCGAGTATGCCGCCATGGGCGTTGACATGATGGATTGTGTCTTGCCGACTCGCGCGGCGCGTCACGGGCTTCTTTTTACATCAGAAGGACGGCTCAACATCAAGAACCGGCGTTTCGCCGAGGACCAGGGTCCGCTCGATCCGGAATGCGGCTGTATGGTTTGCTCCCGCTATAGCCGCGCTTACTTGCGTCACCTCTTTGTCGCTCAGGAAGTACTCGGTTCGGTGTTGAACACTGTCCATAACCTGGCCTATTACCTTGACACGATGGAATCGGTACGCGATGCTATTGAGTTAGGAACCCTTCCGGCTCTTGTCGCACGGGTGCGCGCACGCTCTACAGGTGGCGCCAGTAGTGAGACTGAGCGGCCGGGTTCTCAGTAG
- the yajC gene encoding preprotein translocase subunit YajC, translating to MSLLAFALPALPPGIVSFLPFLLIIVVFYFLLIRPNQNKQKQWQEMLNNLKPGDKVTTTGGIRGTILALREDVIQLRLPPDNIKVEILKSAIASVTTPEEGK from the coding sequence ATGTCGCTCCTTGCATTCGCCCTTCCCGCTCTGCCGCCAGGCATTGTCTCGTTTTTGCCGTTCTTGCTCATCATCGTCGTTTTTTACTTCCTGTTGATCCGCCCCAATCAGAACAAGCAGAAACAATGGCAGGAGATGCTGAACAATCTCAAACCCGGAGATAAGGTGACGACGACCGGTGGCATCCGCGGTACCATCCTCGCTCTTCGCGAGGATGTCATCCAACTCCGCCTGCCTCCCGACAACATCAAGGTCGAAATTCTGAAGAGCGCCATTGCCTCGGTGACCACTCCAGAGGAAGGGAAGTAG